A genomic stretch from Methanobrevibacter arboriphilus JCM 13429 = DSM 1125 includes:
- a CDS encoding pseudomurein-binding repeat-containing protein, with the protein MSASFAADTNTSTTNEGNDQNNIITYYDNINTNVNSTDENTNVKSNTDSKSNNTINNISNSNTINSNNTINNVNTNSANTKTNTTVKAAGELTKLSQSQILQVSKTINNYISKYNKLPNYITISDVKFSMPEYIYLLGMTIYYKYNKKTTQVSIKYNIKNPSSPTGATIKGSLTKAQYYVYAKNIVKYIKKYNKAPNYVNTKLGKIQYQTAIFMLNKIAYYSATHSGSLASTVSLSVSKSNTLNKNLPKYERTQTNKTLVVSGSKQTTISQSLIWSASTSIKNYVNSNGKLPNYVTISGYKYSMPEFLYLLSKAINTRLSGSTSAIAIKYGVKNPSSPSGATISKTFTKSQYNDMAKRFVKYINTYNKAPNCLSSSYGVGNIQYQTALYGLSCVGSYIGVNKAIPTTLTIKVASSHSMNKYLPVYTSSSNSNNSTNNTNSNGNNSTNGLSTKILGSNNKGTVELIGAFGNTSSKVKIAYVIGLHPLESAVHNALYNAIISKSNLKYCYYIYRINVTKDPNNYSEGRMNGQLLAEEFVLPHIISNNYNLVIDVHSNQGTTGGSYEETNFIFAPLNHTASKIIADSIISKIPELTYYYPPSQTSPPFLTNPLVQAGIPTILYETYMYESASVTSDLVNKLISTVDSYNFGSSTNSSGTISLNSIIDAASRVKAYVDINGVLPNYVTIGTTQYSMSSFLYLLSKAIVNINKGLTSGISPITVASPSNPSGAKVAGTINKANYTDIALRVSNYIAANVQAPNYASSTLGNIQFQSLVYELSKVLNYLNANGVMPNTLTINTSNPSTLNGGSSSSGNDSSSGGNSSTNSSLAIYLKATKNCEVNNANIKSLASQLTAGLTTDLAKATAIFNYVRDKISYSFYYNTAKGAVGTLNAKSGNCVDQTHLLIALLRASGIASRYVNGEVTFTQSGRLGHVWAEVYIDGKWVIADTTSSSNSLGKVNNWNTNNPTIHGRYAEITF; encoded by the coding sequence TTGAGTGCAAGTTTTGCAGCGGATACTAATACAAGCACTACTAATGAAGGCAATGATCAAAATAATATTATTACTTATTATGATAATATTAATACTAATGTTAATAGTACTGATGAAAATACTAATGTAAAATCTAACACTGATTCTAAATCAAATAATACTATTAATAATATTAGTAATAGTAATACTATTAATAGTAATAATACTATTAATAATGTCAATACTAATAGTGCTAATACAAAGACTAATACAACTGTTAAAGCTGCTGGTGAACTTACTAAATTAAGTCAAAGTCAAATTTTACAGGTTTCTAAAACTATTAATAATTATATAAGTAAATATAATAAACTACCTAATTATATTACTATTTCTGATGTTAAGTTTTCGATGCCAGAGTATATTTACTTACTTGGAATGACTATTTATTATAAATATAATAAAAAAACAACTCAAGTATCTATAAAATATAATATAAAAAATCCAAGTAGTCCTACTGGAGCTACAATTAAAGGTAGTTTAACAAAAGCTCAATATTATGTTTATGCTAAAAATATAGTTAAATATATTAAAAAGTATAATAAAGCTCCAAATTATGTTAATACAAAGCTTGGTAAGATTCAATATCAAACAGCAATATTCATGCTTAATAAAATAGCTTACTATAGTGCAACACATAGTGGAAGTTTGGCATCAACAGTTAGTTTAAGTGTTTCTAAATCAAATACTTTGAATAAGAATTTACCAAAGTATGAAAGAACTCAAACTAATAAAACATTAGTTGTTAGTGGCTCTAAACAAACAACTATTTCTCAAAGTCTTATATGGTCTGCATCTACAAGTATTAAAAATTATGTTAATTCAAATGGAAAATTACCGAATTATGTTACAATTTCTGGATATAAATATTCAATGCCAGAGTTTTTATATTTATTATCAAAAGCTATAAACACAAGATTATCAGGATCAACTAGTGCTATAGCTATTAAATATGGTGTTAAAAATCCATCATCTCCTAGTGGAGCTACTATCAGTAAAACTTTTACAAAATCTCAATATAATGATATGGCGAAAAGATTTGTAAAATATATAAATACATATAATAAAGCTCCTAACTGTTTAAGTTCAAGTTATGGTGTTGGTAATATACAATATCAAACTGCTTTATATGGTTTATCCTGTGTAGGAAGCTATATTGGTGTTAATAAAGCGATTCCAACCACTTTAACTATAAAAGTAGCTAGTTCTCATTCAATGAATAAATATTTACCAGTTTATACTAGTTCAAGTAATTCTAATAATAGCACTAATAATACTAATTCTAATGGTAATAATAGTACTAATGGTTTATCTACTAAAATTTTAGGATCTAATAATAAAGGAACTGTTGAATTAATCGGTGCATTTGGTAATACTTCTTCAAAGGTAAAAATAGCTTATGTTATTGGTTTACACCCTCTTGAATCTGCTGTACATAATGCATTGTATAATGCAATAATTTCAAAAAGTAATTTGAAGTATTGTTATTATATTTATAGAATAAATGTTACAAAAGACCCAAATAATTATAGTGAAGGTAGAATGAATGGACAGCTACTTGCAGAGGAATTTGTGCTTCCTCACATTATAAGCAATAATTATAATTTAGTGATTGATGTTCATTCTAATCAAGGAACAACTGGTGGTTCATATGAGGAAACTAACTTTATTTTTGCTCCTTTGAATCATACTGCTTCAAAAATAATAGCTGATTCCATAATAAGTAAAATACCAGAACTCACTTATTATTATCCTCCTTCACAGACTAGTCCTCCATTTTTAACCAATCCTCTTGTACAAGCTGGAATACCTACTATATTATATGAAACTTATATGTATGAAAGTGCATCTGTTACTTCTGATTTAGTAAATAAATTAATATCTACTGTTGATTCTTATAATTTTGGAAGTTCTACTAATTCTTCTGGAACTATAAGTTTAAATAGTATAATCGATGCTGCATCAAGAGTTAAAGCTTATGTTGATATTAATGGAGTATTGCCAAATTATGTAACAATTGGTACTACTCAATATTCAATGTCAAGCTTTTTATATCTTTTATCTAAAGCTATTGTAAATATAAATAAAGGATTAACAAGTGGAATAAGTCCTATTACTGTTGCTTCTCCTTCAAATCCAAGTGGAGCTAAGGTTGCAGGAACAATTAATAAAGCAAATTACACAGATATTGCATTAAGAGTATCAAATTATATAGCAGCTAATGTACAAGCTCCAAATTATGCAAGTTCAACACTTGGAAATATACAGTTCCAATCTTTAGTATATGAACTTTCTAAAGTATTGAATTATTTAAATGCTAATGGAGTAATGCCAAACACTCTTACTATAAATACTTCTAATCCTAGTACTCTTAATGGTGGGTCTAGTTCTAGTGGTAATGATTCTTCTAGTGGTGGTAATTCTAGTACAAATAGTAGTTTAGCTATTTACTTAAAAGCTACAAAAAATTGTGAAGTAAATAATGCAAATATAAAGTCATTAGCTAGCCAATTAACAGCTGGATTGACAACAGATTTAGCTAAAGCAACAGCAATATTCAACTATGTGAGAGACAAAATTTCTTACTCATTTTACTATAATACAGCTAAAGGAGCTGTAGGAACCTTAAATGCAAAGTCTGGAAACTGTGTAGATCAAACTCACTTATTGATAGCTCTTTTAAGAGCAAGTGGAATAGCTTCTAGATATGTTAATGGTGAAGTTACATTTACTCAAAGTGGAAGATTAGGTCATGTATGGGCAGAAGTTTATATTGATGGGAAGTGGGTTATTGCAGATACAACCAGTTCAAGCAATAGTTTAGGTAAAGTTAACAATTGGAACACAAATAATCCTACTATACATGGTAGATATGCTGAGATAACTTTCTAA
- a CDS encoding DUF11 domain-containing protein translates to MENCNFTNNTANNGGAIYNNYEMNINNSIFTNNTANNGGGIFNNRFMLVSQNIMKDNIATGLGSAIYNNGNMSVLNLTYINNSTLIVNNNTYLILYATLTDDMGNNITGQNISFYVNGTFIGNQTVNEGYVSVNYLINHGTGIVTVTGDYNGHNDAGININTGQLLITNETTVNGTINLDKNKYKVNETAKGIINIINNGLYTAYEIVVNLHLPNEFRLNGNTVIVSHGYYDPNTNKWHIGNLEPGEEATMTFTGKFTKADNYTLNITTTGENFNNTTDSDYVIVTEKSTPTPTPEPDDNNKTINNPTANSAMKKTGIPIFTLVLLLLSSLGLIIRKK, encoded by the coding sequence ATGGAAAACTGTAATTTTACTAACAACACAGCGAATAATGGTGGAGCTATTTATAATAACTATGAAATGAACATAAATAACTCTATTTTTACTAATAATACAGCAAATAATGGTGGAGGAATCTTTAATAATAGATTTATGTTAGTTTCCCAAAATATCATGAAAGATAACATTGCTACAGGATTAGGTAGTGCAATCTATAATAATGGAAATATGAGTGTTCTTAATCTTACATACATAAATAATTCTACACTAATAGTTAATAATAACACTTATTTAATATTATACGCTACTTTAACTGATGATATGGGTAATAATATTACCGGTCAAAATATATCATTTTATGTTAATGGAACATTTATAGGTAATCAAACAGTGAATGAAGGATATGTCAGTGTAAATTATTTAATTAACCATGGAACTGGTATAGTTACTGTAACTGGAGATTATAATGGCCATAATGATGCAGGAATAAATATAAACACTGGTCAACTACTAATAACAAATGAAACTACTGTTAATGGAACAATTAACCTAGATAAAAATAAATATAAAGTTAATGAGACCGCTAAAGGAATTATTAATATTATTAATAATGGCCTGTATACTGCATATGAAATTGTAGTAAATCTCCATCTACCTAATGAATTTAGATTAAATGGAAACACCGTTATTGTATCCCATGGTTACTACGACCCAAATACAAATAAATGGCATATTGGTAATTTAGAACCTGGTGAAGAAGCAACTATGACATTTACAGGTAAATTCACAAAAGCAGATAATTACACATTGAACATAACAACCACTGGTGAAAATTTTAACAATACAACAGATTCTGATTATGTCATAGTAACAGAAAAATCAACCCCTACTCCAACACCAGAACCAGATGACAATAATAAAACAATTAACAATCCAACTGCGAATTCAGCTATGAAAAAAACAGGAATACCAATATTTACATTAGTATTATTGTTATTAAGTAGCTTAGGACTAATAATAAGGAAAAAATAA
- a CDS encoding flavodoxin family protein, producing MKVIAINGSPRKNWNTGTLINKVLEGAKSENAEIELINLYNLEYKGCISCFHCKRKDKRHGVCAVDDDLSPILEKLKEADAIIFASPIYFANVSSGMSGFLERFLFSNMIYSNEIPTVFPKKIPSAFIYTMNITEKQMKEFGLKENLKLFQYYIYRILGEKSKLLYAYNTYQFSDYDKYESSMFSEEEKAKNKEEQFPIDCKKAFEIGVNIAKSVMKKH from the coding sequence ATGAAAGTTATAGCTATTAATGGAAGTCCTCGAAAGAATTGGAATACCGGAACTTTGATAAATAAAGTTCTTGAAGGTGCAAAATCAGAAAATGCAGAAATTGAATTGATAAATCTTTATAATTTAGAATATAAAGGATGTATAAGTTGTTTTCATTGTAAAAGAAAGGATAAAAGACATGGTGTATGCGCTGTGGATGATGATTTAAGTCCGATTCTTGAGAAATTGAAGGAAGCTGATGCTATTATTTTTGCATCTCCTATTTATTTTGCTAATGTTAGCTCAGGAATGAGTGGGTTTTTAGAACGTTTTTTATTTTCTAATATGATTTATAGTAATGAAATACCTACAGTTTTCCCGAAAAAAATACCTTCTGCTTTTATTTATACTATGAATATAACAGAAAAGCAAATGAAAGAATTTGGTCTGAAAGAAAATTTAAAATTATTCCAATATTATATTTATAGAATATTAGGGGAGAAATCAAAATTACTATATGCATACAATACTTATCAATTTTCTGATTATGATAAATATGAATCTTCTATGTTTTCAGAGGAAGAAAAAGCCAAAAACAAAGAAGAACAATTTCCAATCGATTGCAAGAAAGCTTTTGAGATTGGTGTAAATATTGCTAAATCAGTTATGAAAAAACATTAA
- a CDS encoding right-handed parallel beta-helix repeat-containing protein → MINKQLKIKKDYNLFKHQKRGLMILLSLFIFSITISGVSAQDAEIISNGENITIPNEELLIEEVNTIYINDTGGNDDWDGSSWDKAKKSIRNATDSAGDNWNIIIANGIYKGENNTNILINKNLTIFGESQENTIIDAENLNQLFNIANGVNVNIHNLTLKNGNSNNNGGAIYNQGNLTIVDSIFINNVASYDGGAIYNQGNLIITGSNFVSNYAGDEGGAIYNNNGSMVINNSNFIENNAFDYIGGAIYSYKGYLNLTDSNFVNNTAMLGGAILNNAGIVNIRNSTFKGNRATTIGGGAIRSTYGNLTVDNSIFVNNTADNGTGTIQIYGGNLTVIDSNFTNNTAINGGAIYINNKGNVSVKSSNFINNTVKSGGAIYNENVLILDNCRFSDNVVNWDGGAVYNQGNLTVIDSIFTTNFASYDGGAIYNNGTLNISGSDFINNYVGDEGGAIYNNKGYMNINNSNFIGNNASDYIGGAIYLNNGYLDLNNSNFVNNTAMLGGAILNNAGIVNIRNSTFKGNRATTIGGGAIRSSYGNLTVDNSIFINNTADNGTGTIQIYGGNLTIIGSNFINNTAINGGAIYINNKGSAFVTSSNFTSNIATSTGGAINNYGYLTIANSNFNNNIGNNSGGAIYNKANLTVSTSKFIDNAVSFEFGGGAIYSNGTNLFILNNYLFNNSGSAIANYGLADGLSNVVTNISFNNISYSKNGIYNKGIGLIISDNYISNIEFVGIFIVGDNVNITNNIVIQTVGSIAVQNASNIIIDNNILTNYSVSGIATSIGENITIINNIISNGLVGIGNYCNNTLIKNNNVSNSFYGLFIAGHFVNITNNVVKNNNIGIFVGYEDEMTPEEIASYGGNYTIIANNEVIGNSVGIENLATITNITGNIVNNNGKGIINRANGSNVKITENILKNNNESAIYNYGNDVTLKGSLISDNNVGITNKGENVEISYNIISNGKYAIKNYGTNVRIKYNNISNSSKIAIYNTGSSSNIDRNNLSTNTNGIYNKGDNSKIKYNRISGGTNAIINKANSSTIYNNSIKLLKNHGIYSYGSVNKVSKNTINSVKKGICVKGNNNTIYSNNIKYSTIYSVYIDGERNKIYKNTGNNKNKGYGVYMNKASKSNIIYGNRFNGFYYGVLDSGKQNIIQSNHLTYNKAGIYLSSTAKYSKVNKNNVYKNTNYGVYNKATKTIIYKNKISSNKKYGLITVKSANLNKNSIKKNKINLRHI, encoded by the coding sequence ATGATTAATAAACAATTAAAGATAAAAAAAGATTATAATCTTTTTAAACATCAAAAAAGAGGTTTAATGATTTTATTATCTCTTTTTATATTTAGTATTACTATTAGTGGTGTTTCAGCACAAGATGCTGAAATTATTTCTAATGGGGAAAATATTACAATTCCTAATGAAGAATTATTAATTGAAGAAGTTAACACTATTTATATAAATGATACTGGTGGTAATGATGATTGGGATGGTTCTTCTTGGGATAAGGCTAAAAAGAGTATTAGGAATGCAACAGATTCTGCAGGTGATAATTGGAATATTATAATTGCAAATGGAATTTATAAAGGAGAAAATAACACAAATATATTAATTAATAAAAATTTGACTATCTTTGGTGAAAGTCAGGAAAATACAATAATTGATGCTGAAAACTTAAATCAATTATTCAACATAGCAAATGGGGTTAATGTAAATATACATAACTTAACCTTAAAAAATGGTAATTCAAATAATAATGGTGGAGCTATTTATAATCAAGGTAATTTAACCATTGTTGATTCTATTTTCATTAATAATGTTGCTTCTTATGATGGTGGAGCTATTTATAATCAGGGAAATTTAATTATAACTGGTTCTAATTTTGTTAGTAATTATGCTGGTGATGAAGGTGGGGCTATTTATAATAATAATGGTTCTATGGTTATAAATAATTCTAATTTCATTGAAAATAATGCTTTTGATTATATTGGTGGTGCTATCTATTCATATAAAGGTTATTTGAATTTGACTGACTCTAATTTTGTAAATAATACTGCTATGCTTGGTGGTGCTATTCTTAATAATGCGGGTATTGTTAATATTAGGAATTCTACTTTTAAAGGTAATAGGGCAACTACTATTGGTGGTGGAGCAATACGCTCAACTTATGGTAATCTAACTGTTGATAATTCTATTTTTGTAAATAACACAGCAGATAATGGTACAGGAACAATACAAATTTATGGTGGTAATTTAACTGTCATAGATTCTAATTTTACAAATAACACTGCTATTAATGGAGGGGCAATTTATATTAATAATAAAGGTAATGTTTCTGTGAAATCTTCTAATTTCATTAACAATACTGTGAAATCTGGTGGTGCTATTTATAATGAAAATGTCTTAATTTTAGATAATTGTAGATTCTCTGATAACGTTGTAAATTGGGATGGTGGTGCTGTTTATAATCAAGGCAATTTAACTGTGATTGATTCTATTTTTACTACTAATTTTGCTTCTTATGATGGTGGTGCTATTTATAATAATGGTACACTAAATATTAGTGGTTCTGATTTTATTAATAATTATGTTGGTGATGAAGGTGGTGCTATTTATAATAATAAAGGTTATATGAATATAAATAATTCTAATTTCATTGGTAATAATGCTTCTGATTATATTGGTGGTGCTATTTATCTGAATAATGGTTATTTAGATTTAAATAATTCTAATTTTGTAAATAATACTGCTATGCTTGGTGGTGCTATTCTTAATAATGCAGGTATCGTTAATATTAGGAATTCTACTTTTAAAGGTAATAGGGCAACTACTATTGGTGGTGGAGCAATTCGTTCATCTTATGGTAATCTAACTGTTGATAATTCTATCTTTATAAATAACACAGCAGATAATGGTACAGGAACAATACAAATTTATGGTGGTAATTTAACTATCATAGGGTCTAATTTCATTAATAATACTGCTATTAATGGTGGAGCGATTTATATAAACAATAAAGGTAGTGCATTTGTTACTAGTTCTAATTTTACAAGTAATATTGCAACAAGTACTGGTGGTGCAATCAACAATTATGGTTATTTAACCATTGCTAATTCTAATTTCAATAATAATATTGGAAATAATAGTGGTGGAGCTATCTATAATAAAGCTAATTTGACTGTATCTACTTCAAAATTTATTGATAATGCTGTCAGCTTTGAATTTGGTGGTGGAGCTATATATAGTAATGGAACTAATCTTTTTATCTTAAATAATTACTTATTTAATAACTCTGGTTCTGCTATAGCTAATTATGGTCTAGCTGATGGATTATCTAATGTTGTAACTAATATTTCATTTAATAATATTTCTTACAGTAAGAATGGTATTTATAATAAAGGTATTGGTTTAATTATTAGTGATAACTATATATCTAATATTGAATTTGTAGGTATTTTTATTGTTGGAGATAATGTTAATATAACTAATAATATTGTTATCCAAACTGTGGGAAGTATTGCTGTTCAAAATGCTAGTAATATTATTATAGATAATAATATTTTAACTAATTATTCTGTAAGTGGTATAGCTACAAGTATTGGTGAGAATATAACTATAATTAACAATATAATTAGCAATGGTTTAGTGGGTATTGGTAATTATTGTAATAATACTCTAATTAAGAATAACAATGTTAGTAATAGTTTTTATGGTCTTTTTATTGCAGGTCATTTTGTAAATATTACTAATAATGTTGTTAAAAATAATAATATTGGAATTTTTGTTGGATATGAAGATGAGATGACTCCTGAAGAAATTGCAAGTTATGGGGGTAATTATACAATAATAGCTAATAATGAAGTTATTGGAAATAGTGTTGGTATTGAAAACCTAGCTACTATTACAAATATCACTGGAAATATAGTTAATAACAATGGAAAAGGAATTATCAACCGTGCTAATGGATCTAATGTTAAAATAACAGAAAATATTCTAAAAAACAATAATGAATCTGCTATCTATAATTATGGAAACGATGTTACTTTAAAAGGTTCTTTAATATCAGATAATAATGTAGGAATTACTAACAAAGGTGAAAATGTAGAAATATCCTATAATATTATTTCAAATGGAAAATATGCTATTAAAAACTATGGTACAAATGTAAGAATAAAATACAATAATATCTCAAACTCAAGTAAAATAGCTATATATAACACTGGATCTTCCTCTAATATAGATAGAAACAACCTAAGTACTAATACAAATGGGATTTATAATAAAGGAGATAATTCTAAAATAAAATACAACAGAATATCAGGTGGAACTAATGCAATTATAAATAAAGCTAATTCAAGTACTATTTATAATAATTCTATAAAATTATTGAAAAATCATGGAATCTATAGCTATGGATCAGTAAATAAAGTCTCAAAAAATACAATTAACTCTGTTAAAAAAGGAATATGCGTAAAAGGCAACAATAACACAATATATTCTAATAATATCAAGTATTCAACAATTTATTCTGTATATATTGATGGTGAAAGAAATAAAATCTATAAAAACACTGGAAATAATAAAAATAAAGGTTATGGGGTTTATATGAATAAAGCTTCTAAATCTAATATTATTTATGGAAATAGGTTTAATGGCTTTTATTATGGTGTTTTAGACTCAGGAAAACAAAATATAATCCAATCTAATCATTTGACATATAATAAAGCAGGAATTTATCTTTCATCAACAGCTAAATATTCTAAAGTAAATAAGAATAATGTCTATAAAAACACTAATTATGGTGTTTACAACAAAGCTACTAAAACAATAATTTACAAAAATAAAATTTCCAGCAACAAAAAATATGGATTAATCACTGTAAAATCAGCAAATTTGAATAAAAATTCAATAAAAAAGAATAAAATCAATTTAAGACATATATAG
- a CDS encoding AAA family ATPase, which translates to MAKKLDLNSVEEKLSENNYIPNENISTVTFLAITLKKPILVEGPPGTGKTQLAKSIANTFERDFFRIQCYEGITFEQIVGEWNYQKQLLSLEISKLNKSQEDVFKEEFFIKRPLLSAFMNKKSSVILIDEIDKADEEVESFLLQALGEKQITVNDLGTFDLNNDLLVIMTSNSQRQLLDETKDRCLYLYIDYPDFEREVEIVKSHVPESSEKLIKSVVKTTQRIRKLKLSKNPSIRATIDWIRSLMILEKKELDEESFDKTLNVAIKSEEDAKKVRKNIKIK; encoded by the coding sequence ATGGCAAAAAAATTAGATCTAAATAGTGTTGAAGAAAAATTATCTGAAAATAATTATATTCCTAATGAAAATATATCTACTGTAACATTTCTTGCTATTACACTTAAAAAACCTATTTTAGTTGAAGGACCTCCTGGAACAGGAAAAACACAGCTTGCTAAATCTATTGCAAATACATTTGAAAGAGATTTCTTTAGAATACAGTGTTATGAAGGAATAACTTTTGAACAAATTGTTGGAGAATGGAATTATCAAAAACAACTTCTAAGCCTTGAAATATCAAAGTTAAATAAAAGCCAAGAGGATGTTTTTAAAGAAGAATTTTTCATAAAAAGACCACTTTTATCTGCATTTATGAACAAAAAATCTTCTGTAATATTAATTGATGAAATTGATAAAGCTGATGAAGAAGTAGAAAGTTTTTTACTTCAAGCATTAGGAGAAAAACAAATAACTGTTAATGATTTAGGAACATTTGATTTAAATAATGATTTACTTGTCATAATGACATCAAACTCCCAAAGACAGCTACTTGATGAAACAAAAGATAGATGTTTATATTTATATATTGATTATCCTGATTTTGAAAGAGAAGTTGAAATTGTAAAATCTCATGTTCCCGAATCTTCTGAAAAACTAATCAAAAGTGTTGTGAAAACAACACAACGAATAAGAAAGCTTAAACTTAGTAAAAACCCTTCAATAAGAGCCACAATAGATTGGATTAGAAGCCTTATGATTCTTGAAAAAAAAGAGTTAGATGAAGAATCCTTCGATAAAACACTGAATGTAGCAATAAAAAGTGAAGAAGATGCTAAAAAGGTCAGGAAAAACATAAAAATAAAATAA
- a CDS encoding VWA domain-containing protein has product MIKDIVKFSAKLRENEIPASIRSTELACKAAPLINKNNGNLQEALAAIYLKDQRYRKKFDTVYEKFFIEEENKDEGKKEFSTAGKKSPFKTYDVSVSSKRVSRYDSGKDGESYRINYIQNSLADINNNGDREGNSELLKNDITTLNMLQVDLVDLCQKLGEKIATKRSRQNKIAKKQKPDIRRSIRKNMKHGGTLLELMKSKPKIKKHNHYFLSDISVSCDWISMWFFCMVYTAQNSFTKAEAYEFDNKTVEITPALFENDLKDAFIKVMRIRHENSMIQGKSNMFTAFTEFEKKANLNSKSYVLILSDCRDWKGPKEGKIPKSAEIIENMVKKSKRVLILNPEEKKKWNVADSCVSYYEDVGAELFEVRNLEQLAELITEI; this is encoded by the coding sequence ATGATAAAAGATATAGTTAAATTTTCAGCAAAACTTAGGGAAAATGAAATTCCTGCTAGTATTCGAAGTACTGAATTAGCTTGTAAAGCTGCTCCATTAATAAATAAGAACAATGGAAACTTACAAGAAGCATTAGCAGCTATTTACTTAAAAGATCAAAGATACAGAAAAAAATTTGATACAGTTTATGAAAAATTCTTTATTGAAGAAGAAAATAAAGATGAAGGAAAAAAGGAATTTTCAACAGCTGGAAAAAAATCCCCCTTTAAAACATACGATGTTTCTGTAAGTAGTAAAAGAGTTTCTAGATATGATTCTGGAAAAGATGGAGAAAGCTACAGAATAAATTACATTCAAAATAGTCTAGCTGATATAAATAACAATGGAGATAGAGAAGGGAATTCTGAGCTTTTAAAAAATGACATTACAACCTTAAATATGCTTCAAGTAGACTTAGTTGATCTTTGTCAAAAATTAGGTGAAAAAATAGCTACTAAAAGATCTAGACAGAATAAAATTGCTAAAAAACAAAAGCCTGATATAAGAAGAAGTATTAGAAAGAATATGAAACATGGTGGAACTTTATTAGAGCTTATGAAAAGTAAACCAAAGATCAAAAAACATAACCATTATTTTTTAAGTGATATAAGTGTATCCTGTGATTGGATAAGTATGTGGTTTTTTTGTATGGTTTATACTGCCCAAAACTCATTTACTAAAGCTGAAGCATATGAATTTGACAATAAAACTGTTGAAATAACTCCTGCATTATTTGAAAATGATTTAAAAGATGCATTTATAAAAGTTATGAGAATAAGACATGAAAACTCCATGATTCAAGGTAAATCCAATATGTTTACAGCTTTTACTGAATTTGAAAAAAAAGCTAATCTAAATAGTAAGTCATATGTTCTTATTCTAAGTGATTGTAGGGATTGGAAAGGTCCTAAAGAGGGAAAAATTCCAAAAAGTGCAGAAATAATCGAAAATATGGTTAAAAAATCAAAAAGAGTCTTAATATTAAACCCTGAAGAAAAAAAGAAATGGAATGTTGCAGACAGCTGTGTTTCATACTATGAAGACGTTGGTGCTGAGCTATTTGAAGTAAGAAACTTAGAACAACTAGCAGAACTAATTACTGAAATCTAA